From the Purpureocillium takamizusanense chromosome 6, complete sequence genome, one window contains:
- the QCR8 gene encoding ubiquinol--cytochrome-c reductase subunit 8 (EggNog:ENOG503P5D2~TransMembrane:1 (i67-84o)~BUSCO:EOG09265GSM~COG:C), giving the protein MRPTQPLRASGAPDYRIGTYLGGWGSFGGTKQKGIVSYGVAANRQNPFAGAFHDAIFNTFRRTKSQIFYWLPPLVAGYYLMNWATERNHYLQSKAGRAEFADEEE; this is encoded by the exons ATGCGTCCGACGCAACCTCtccgcgccagcggcgcccccGACTACCGAATTGGAAC CTACTTGGGCGGCTGGGGCTCCTTTG gcggcacCAAGCAGAAGGGCATCGTCTCCTACGGCGTCGCTGCCAACCGCCAAAACCCCTTCGCCGGCGCCTTCCACGACGCCATCTTCAACACCTTCCGCCGCACCAAGTCCCAGATCTTCTACTGGCTGCCTCCCCTGGTTGCCGGCTACTACCTCATGAACTGGGCCACTGAGCG CAACCACTACCTTCAGTCCAAGGCTGGCCGTGCCGAgtttgccgacgaggaggagtaA
- a CDS encoding uncharacterized protein (TransMembrane:1 (o280-301i)~COG:U~EggNog:ENOG503NXGU) has product MSREAESTTMDYMGGSSKADHLCVLVHGLWGNPNHMRNIAKSLRAEHSRDELYMLLAKRNSGSFTYDGIELGGERVCAEIEEELRVIEARGGSITKLSIVGYSLGGLVSRYAVGLLYAKGILDTVECMNFTTFASPHLGVRTPLKGWHNNVWNVVGARSLSMSGRQLFTIDSFRDTGRPLLSVLADPSSIFMRGMRKFKRHTLYTNIVNDRSAVYYTTGIFKTDPYRRNMDNIRVNYLKGCEGVILDPATPIAPRPKVSQPATISSVTATTIRWVKRIPFMLLVAVFVPIGTIAFLCNSVIQTIRSSGRIKKHETGRTNLNIEEYRVPLLIKELRGEVENAYEALNSSQNQEYLATEDEDDDYDMGPEERSLLSRERRLSVPTQPTLALTPYQFEMIRSLDSLNWRKYPVWIHNDRHAHAAIIVRMEKKTFDEGWVVLKHFACDEFLI; this is encoded by the exons ATGTCACGAGAAGCAGAGTCCACCACCATGGACTAcatgggcggcagctccaagGCCGACCATCTCTGCGTCCTCGTGCACGGG CTCTGGGGGAACCCGAACCACATGAGAAACATAGCCAAAAGCCTGCGGGCCGAGCATTCCCGCGACGAGCTGTATATGCTCCTCGCGAAGCgcaacagcggcagcttCACGTatgacggcatcgagctcggcggcgagcgcgtctGCGCCGAGATTGAGGAGGAGCTTCGCGTCATCGAGGCCCGAGGAGGCAGCATCACCAAGCTCAGCATCGTCGGCTactccctcggcggcctggtcTCGCGATACGCCGTGGGCCTGCTCTACGCCAAGGGCATCCTCGATACAGTCGAGTGCATG AACTTCACCACTTTTGCCTCGCCGCATCTCGGTGTCCGCACGCCCCTCAAGGGCTGGCACAACAATGTGTGGAACGTGGTCGGAGCGCGGAGCCTGTCCATGTCCGGGAGGCAGCTCTTCACCATTGACAGCTTCCGCGATACTGGACGCCCCCTGCtgtccgtcctcgccgaccccTCGTCCATCTTCATGCGGGGGATGCGCAAGTTTAAGAGACATACATTGTACACAAACATCGTCAACGACCGAAGTGCAGTGTATTACACCACCGGCATCTTCAAGACAGACCCCTATCGGCGCAACATGGATAACATCCGGGTCAACTACCTCAAGGGCTGTGAGGGCGTCATTCTGGATCCCGCGACGCCAATCGCACCGCGACCAAAGGTCTCACAGCCGGCAACGATATCCTCCGTCACAGCCACCACGATCCGGTGGGTCAAGCGCATACCATTCATGCTCCTGGTTGCAGTCTTCGTGCCCATCGGCACCATTGCGTTTCTGTGCAACTCGGTGATCCAGACCATCCGCAGCTCTGGGCGCATAAAGAAGCATGAGACAGGCAGGACGAACCTCAACATCGAGGAGTACcgggtgccgctgctgatCAAGGAACTGCGCGGAGAAGTCGAGAATGCATACGAGGCGCTCAACAGCTCCCAGAATCAGGAGTACCTGgcgaccgaggacgaggacgacgactacgacatGGGGCCCGAGGAGAGGAGCTTGCTGAGCCGGGAGAGGAGGCTGTCGGTGCCGACGCAGCCCACGCTGGCACTGACGCCGTACCAGTTTGAAATGATCCGGTCCCTCGACTCGCTCAACTGGCGCAAGTATCCCGTCTGGATCCACAACGACCGCCACGCGCATGCGGCCATCATTGTGCGtatggagaagaagacgttTGATGAGGGCTGGGTGGTGCTGAAGCACTTTGCCTGCGACGAGTTTCTGATATGA
- a CDS encoding uncharacterized protein (EggNog:ENOG503P37I~COG:A), which translates to MAAERPDKKDKKEKKEKRASDETGVSKSKKEKKEKKEKKDKLAAALEEKLQKDAAAQSAGKAAAAADDDDDSDMEEAKEELPLERTVVPFAVPVADEKGMKKVYKTIRKAAKNGTLKRGVKEVVKTLRKSSPSAPGYTGFPGVVVIAGDISPQDVISHIPVLCEDHNVPFIFVTSRAELGASAKTKRPTSVVMIMEKAEGKKKAAAAKGADKDKDDEGEGFGEAYASLVKYAQKEYTKQAFWAKGESKA; encoded by the exons atggccgccgagagACCagacaagaaggacaagaaggagaagaaggagaagcgcgCCAGCGATGAGACGGGCGTGAGCAAGtccaagaaggagaagaaggaaaagaaggagaagaaggacaagctcgcggccgcactggaggagaagctgcagaaggatgccgccgcccagagcgccggcaaggccgcggcggcggcggacgacgacgacgactcaGATatggaggaggccaaggaggaaCTGCCGCTGGAGCGGACCGTCGTTCCCTTTGCGGTGCCCGTCGCGGACGAGAAGGGCATGAAGAAGGTCTACAAGACGATCCGAAAAG CGGCCAAGAACGGCACTCTCAAGCGCGGCGTCAAGGAGGTGGTCAAGACACTGCGCAAGTCGTCCCCCTCGGCCCCCGGATACACGGGCTTCCCCGGCgtggtcgtcatcgccggcgaCATCTCGCCGCAGGACGTCATCTCGCACATCCCCGTGCTGTGCGAGGACCACAACGTGCCCTTCATCTTCGTGACGTCGCGCGCGGAGCTGGGCGCGTCGGCCAAGACGAAGCGCCCGACGAGCGTCGTCATGATCATGGAGAAGgccgagggcaagaagaaggcggcggcggctaagggcgccgacaaggacaaggacgacgagggcgagggcttTGGTGAGGCCTACGCGTCGCTGGTCAAGTACGCGCAAAAGGAGTACACGAAGCAGGCGTTTTGGGCCAAGGGCGAGTCCAAGGCATGA
- a CDS encoding uncharacterized protein (COG:U~EggNog:ENOG503NXGU), giving the protein MVLTHTTGHTYSHPFPTVTLAYFLRYSSPKLNPFATHVLSTDTISSHVDPVTQRLHTTRIHLKKSRMPKAIYKLLPGSVTGGSGAEKASYILETSVVDIKEGWMRTESRNLNFTSVLSVIEQQQFSLPSEADRGPAASRNETDVLTSVVFKSRLGEKLRGKLDQAQEQGWLSGFIGGWGTKGIQRSIESLASNKTLDQLGKSRDGMRLVLERIRNNGVIGVLETLRNERQRQLA; this is encoded by the coding sequence ATGGTGCTCACGCACACGACGGGACATACCTACTCCCACCCGTTCCCTACCGTCACCCTCGCCTACTTCCTCCGCTACTCCTCGCCCAAGCTGAACCCGTTCGCCACCCACGTCCTCAGCACCGACACCATCTCCAGCCATGTTGATCCTGTCACACAGCGGCTCCACACGACGCGAATCCATCTCAAAAAGAGCCGCATGCCCAAGGCCATCTACAAGCTGCTTCCGGGCAGCGTAACGGGCGGGTCCGGCGCAGAGAAGGCCTCGTACATTCTCGAgacgagcgtcgtcgacatcaaGGAAGGGTGGATGAGGACGGAGAGCCGCAACCTCAACTTTACCAGCGTGCTGTCGGTGattgagcagcagcagttcaGCCTCCCCTCCGAGGCCGACCGCGGCCCCGCGGCATCGCGCAACGAGACGGACGTCCTGACGTCGGTCGTCTTCAAGTCGAGGctcggcgagaagctgcggGGCAAGCTCGACCAGGCCCAGGAGCAAGGCTGGCTGTCGGGCTTCATCGGCGGATGGGGCACAAAGGGCATCCAGCGCAGCATCGAGAGCCTCGCCTCGAACAAGACGCTAGACCAGCTGGGCAAGAGCCGGGACGGCATGCGCCTGGTGCTGGAGCGCATCCGCAACaacggcgtcatcggcgtGCTCGAGACGCTCCGCAACGAGCGACAGAGGCAGTTGGCGTAA
- the PHB1 gene encoding Prohibitin-1, subunit of the prohibitin complex (Phb1p-Phb2p) (COG:O~EggNog:ENOG503NW8M), translating to MASTARALNWVYRMAVPASAGAFLVSQSLFDVKGGTRAVIFDRISGVKEDVINEGTHLLVPWLQRSIIFDVRTKPRNIATTTGSKDLQMVSLTLRVLHRPNVKALPRIYQNLGVDYDERVLPSIGNEVLKAIVAQFDAAELITQRETVSQRIRSELTRRAAEFNIALEDVSITHMTFGREFTKAVEQKQIAQQDAERARFIVERAEQERQANVIRAEGEAESAEAISKAISKAGDGLIQVRKIEASRDIAATLSSNPNVAYLPSGGKNGGGGQYLLSVGRA from the exons atggcgagcacggcgcgaGCCCTCAACTGGGTGTACCGGATGGCCGTacccgcctcggccggcgcgttCCTCGTCAGCCAGTCCCTCTTCGACGTCAAGGGCGGCACCAGAGCAGTCATTTTCGACCGGATATCCGGTGTCAAGGAGGACGTCATCAACGAGGGCACGCACTTGCTCGTCCCTtggctgcagcgcagcatcATCTTCGACGTGCGCACCAAGCCGCGCAACATCGCCACCACGACGGGCAGCAAGGATTTGCAGATGGTCAGCCTGACGCTGCGAGTGCTGCATCGGCCAAACGTCAAGGCCTTGCCCAGGATCTACCAG AACCTCGGTGTCGACTACGATGAGCGAGTCCTGCCCTCCATCGGCAACGAAGTCctcaaggccatcgtcgcgcaatttgacgccgccgagctcatcACCCAGCGAGAGACCGTCTCGCAGCGCATCCGCAGCGAGCTgacccgccgcgccgccgagttcAACATTGCTCTCGAGGACGTGTCCATCACGCACATGACCTTTGGCCGCGAGTTCACaaaggccgtcgagcagaAGCAAATCGCCCAGCaggacgccgagcgcgcccgcttcatcgtcgagcgcgcAGAGCAAGAGCGCCAGGCCAACGTCatccgcgccgagggcgaggccgagagcgCAGAGGCCATCTCCAAGGCCATCtccaaggccggcgacggcttgATTCAGGTCCGAAAGATCGAGGCCAGCAGGGATATtgcggcgacgctgtcgtCCAACCCCAACGTGGCGTACTTGCCCAGTGGAGGCAAGAACGGTGGCGGGGGTCAGTACCTGTTGTCGGTGGGCAGGGCATGA
- the NEM1 gene encoding Protein-serine/threonine phosphatase (COG:K~EggNog:ENOG503NV8A~BUSCO:EOG09263F3I): MDAPGPSPFAKSPDVAHHPQAQSPPSLAGFPHPLPPQPFSPDTEPPHRAHCDVDRALARRTLPSDFPRSFARPLRRHCPRLPRRKRGRDETWPRHRGEAVDIICPPVRRPASSAYCHAFDSSPPPPPPSPALPSTLKPPDLLPPARVPAAHGARAPNKMNSLNIITARVSPPSSPVQSRSNSITSIELESDEKASGLADDTPDGRHDPGFYSGPGGAYGESARYADEKSEPPGEDTPLLHEKEGNRRGSWWHALPRTLASSIVSSIRWIFVTLASPGVYLIACFYDEQGNFAPMTQLKRLFGVRKGGMDSYEVTEAHGGRRTSASNSSSNGRTYRTLAPRPTSSSGSSTSGASSESEVDDSKGGARSKHARSKSLNPAEELNTARRSIRIKLHNDEALKQRKHRRTQSAVARTKASEEDLSAQLKSPTSPIAALTKYPKTPAPPRPLIPRRQPSYLNIEAPIKQQKTLILDLDETLIHSMSKGGRMSTGHMVEVRLNTASLGMGAASSGAAQHPILYWVNKRPYCDEFLRRVCKWFNLVIFTASVQEYADPVIDWLESERKFFSARYYRQHCTYRQGAYIKDLSSVEPDLSKVMILDNSPLSYLFHEDNAIPIQGWINDPTDNDLMHLVPLLEGLQYVHDVRALLALRGGEEGQHTA; encoded by the exons ATGGACGCCCCGGGTCCGTCTCCGTTCGCCAAAAGCCCCGACGTGGCTCACCACCCGCAGGCGCAGTCCCCCCCGTCCCTGGCTGGCTTTCCCCATCCTCTCCCGCCTCAACCATTTTCTCCCGACAccgagccgccgcatcgAGCGCATTGCGACGTCGACAgagccctcgcccgccgaaCCCTTCCTTCCGATTTTCCACGCTCGTTTGCCCGGCCTCTacgccgccattgcccgcggctgccacggcgcaagcgcggacgagacgagaccTGGCCGCGCCATCGGGGAGAAGCGGTTGACATCATCTGCCCTCCCGTAAGGCGGCCTGCATCCTCGGCTTACTGCCACGCCTTCGActcctcaccaccgccgccgccgccctcgcctgccctgccgtcgACCCTAAAACCCCCCGACCTCTTGccacccgcccgcgtcccggcCGCTCATGGAGCGCGGGCCCCGAACAAGATGAACTCCCTCAACATAATCACCGCACGCGTATCGCCCCCGTCGAGCCCTGTACAGTCTCGCTCCAACAGCATCACCTCCATCGAACTCGAATCCGACGAAAAGGCGTCAgggctggccgacgacacgcCAGATGGACGCCACGACCCGGGTTTCTACTCGGGCCCCGGCGGTGCCTACGGTGAGTCGGCGCGCTACGCCGACGAAAAGAGCGAGCCGCCCGGCGAAGACACCCCGTTGCTCCACGAGAAGGAAGGCAATCGTCGCGGCAGCTGGTGGCATGCCCTGCCGCGAACCTTGGCGTCAAGCATCGTCAGCTCCATCCGCTGGATCTTTGTCACGCTGGCGTCGCCCGGTGTCTACTTAATAGCGTGCTTCTACGACGAGCAAGGCAACTTTGCGCCCATGACGCAGCTTAAGAGGCTTTTTGGCGTTCGCAAGGGCGGCATGGACTCTTATGAGGTGACGGaagcccacggcggccgtcgcacTTCGGCATCCAACTCGTCTTCCAACGGTCGGACGTACCGCACCCTTGCGCCGCGtcccacgtcgtcgtctggctcATCCACATCTGGCGCatcgtccgagtccgaggTTGACGActccaagggcggcgcgaggagcAAACACGCTAGGTCCAAGTCGCTCAACCCCGCCGAAGAGCTTAACACGGCACGGCGATCGATCAGGATCAAGCTGCACAACGACGAGGCCTTGAAGCAGCGCAAGCACCGGCGTACGCAGTCGGCTGTCGCCAGGAccaaggcgagcgaggaggacCTCTCGGCGCAGCTCAAGTCGCCGACATCGCCTATCGCCGCGTTGACCAAGTACCCGAAAacacccgcgccgccgcggccgctgataccccggcggcagccatcGTACCTCAACATCGAGGCGCCCATCAAGCAGCAGAAGACGCTGATTCTGGATCTCGACGAGACGCTGATACACAGCATGTCCAAGGGCGGCCGGATGAGCACGGGACACATGGTCGAGGTGCGGCTCAACACGGCGTCGCTGGGCATGGGGGCCGCGAGCAgcggggcggcgcagcacccGATCCTGTACTGGGTCAACAAGCGGCCGTATTGCGACGAGTTTCTGCGACGAGTGTGCAAGTGGTTCAACCTGGTCATCTTCACGGCGTCGGTGCAGGAGTACGCGGACCCGGTGATCGACTGGCTCGAGTCGGAGCGCAAGTTCTTCTCGGCGCGGTATTATCGGCAGCACTGCACGTACCGGCAGGGCGCCTACATCAAGGACCTGAGCTCGGTAGAGCCTGACCTCAGCAAGGTGATGATCCTGGACAATAGCCCGCTGAGCTACCTGTTCCACGAAG ATAACGCGATCCCGATCCAGGGCTGGATCAACGACCCGACGGACAACGACCTGATGCacctggtgccgctgctcgagggcctgcagtACGTGCACGACGTGCGAGCGCTGTTGGCACtgcggggcggcgaggagggacaGCACACGGCGTAA
- a CDS encoding uncharacterized protein (EggNog:ENOG503PFSD~SECRETED:SignalP(1-19~SECRETED:cutsite=AEA-CK~SECRETED:prob=0.9580)) — MKFSTAIISIAALLSSAEACKCISSIGNNVEATRACCQEAGSTANSSGDCPAGNISNNLSRFASCCRSYDTRSDCRCPIGCARKELEAKHLAEGKVPPTEDEVKALLAKYE; from the coding sequence ATGAAGTTCTCCActgccatcatcagcattgCTGCCCTTCTCTCCTCTGCTGAGGCGTGTAAGTGCATCTCCAGCATCGGCAACAACGTCGAGGCCACTCGCGCGTGCTGCCAGGAGGCTGGTAGCACGGCCAACAGCTCGGGCGACTGCCCGGCCGGCAACATCAGCAACAATCTCAGCAGGTTTGCTTCGTGCTGCAGGTCCTATGACACGCGCTCTGACTGTCGCTGCCCCATCGGCTGTGCTCGCAAGGAGCTTGAGGCGAAACACTTGGCGGAAGGCAAGGTACCCCCCACCGAGGATGAGGTcaaggccctgctcgccaaGTACGAGTGA
- the REX3 gene encoding RNA exonuclease 3 (EggNog:ENOG503NZ08~COG:L) yields MSIALKHIPCPAGDKCTAFQCIFGHKGDQAQEAPSTAAQGGNSQKQAREDDHGSSDGPRKRLRVAQGDAVKTARDSSQQGTNKTPDETTKRLAKPLTATRPVSPPPLSRSRPSGAAADTPQAPFVPPKKPTTASFTGTKPPEPAPPAAKKKTESLNPRLLKSSPASHETRLKLLRLMHNEFVRLNTEIKKDASEQELRIVLSDQELISRALDEEQKAAVEKPAVYPNVMKNKVMQYKRMGAAQWKSEREKELQGAQQKSAAGNLSDGPPKKIATGLPQAKEVELLRRIITPIQSLSKHGYVPTVPTDNAIDEARKGVKAAKGWEVCDRCRQRFQVFPGRREEDGALTSGGSCNFHWGKTYVPPKAPGDRSRVAKRYQCCGQEVGDSVGCITHDHHVYKTTDAARLAAVLNFAETPANDLAPIDKAVCFDCEMGYTVHGMELIRLTATAWPDGKELLDVLVQPLGEILDLNSRYSGVWPDDLAQAPSWADSLDPTPSKSGEETGSEEGEIKSTKKNLKKVSSPEVARDLLFSLISPSTPLVGHGLENDLNAVRVVHQNVVDTVLLYPHQAGLPYRYGLKKLMQDHLNRKIQQETGPKALGHDSAEDARAAGDLARLKVMNLWQDMRRVGYRLVDGEITAPGASGGKNGGLTEEFLEEKAT; encoded by the coding sequence ATGAGCATCGCCCTCAAGCACATCCCATGTCCAGCTGGCGACAAGTGCACTGCATTTCAGTGCATATTTGGCCATAAGGGTGATCAGGCACAAGAGGCGCCTTCAACCGCGGCACAGGGAGGCAACAGCCAGAAACAGGCTCGGGAAGATGACCATGGTTCATCAGACGGACCCAGGAAGCGTCTCAGGGTCGCCCAAGGAGATGCCGTGAAGACTGCACGCGACTCATCCCAACAAGGCACAAATAAAACGCCCGATGAGACCACCAAACGACTCGCGAAACCTCTCACTGCCACCCGGCCCGtgtcaccaccgccactTTCGCGATCGCGCCCATCAGGTGCCGCGGCGGACACGCCTCAAGCGCCCTTTGTCCCGCCCAAGAAACCTACGACCGCGTCTTTCACAGGCACAAAACCCCCAGAGCCCGCACCGCCTGCTGCGAAGAAAAAGACTGAGAGTCTCAATCCTCGCCTACTGAagagctcgcccgccagccacgAGACTCGCCTCAAGCTTCTGCGTCTGATGCACAACGAGTTCGTGCGGTTGAACACAGAGATCAAGAAGGACGCCAGCGAACAAGAGCTTCGTATTGTACTCTCTGATCAAGAACTTATTAGCAGAGCCCTCGACGAAGAGCAAAAGGCGGCCGTGGAGAAGCCCGCCGTCTACCCCAATGTCATGAAAAACAAGGTCATGCAATACAAGCGCATGGGGGCAGCGCAGTGGAAGTCGGAACGGGAGAAGGAGCTGCAAGGAGCTCAGCAGAAGTCAGCCGCCGGTAATCTGTCGGACGGACCCCCCAAGAAGATCGCGACGGGCCTGCCGCAAGCCAAGGAGGTGGAGCTTCTCAGGCGCATCATCACACCGATACAGAGCCTGTCCAAACATGGTTATGTTCCGACTGTTCCGACAGACAATGCCATTGACGAAGCCCGCAAAGGCGTCAAGGCGGCCAAAGGATGGGAAGTATGCGATCGCTGCCGTCAACGATTCCAAGTCTTTCCCGGTCGAcgcgaagaagacggagcGCTCACCTCAGGAGGATCGTGCAACTTTCACTGGGGCAAGACATATGTCCCGCCCAAAGCGCCTGGCGACAGGAGCCGGGTAGCCAAAAGATACCAGTGTTGCGGCCAGGAAGTCGGCGACTCAGTTGGCTGCATCACGCATGACCACCACGTGTACAAGACTACGGACGCGGCTAGGCTGGCTGCCGTGCTCAACTTTGCGGAAACACCAGCCAACGACCTCGCCCCGATCGATAAAGCGGTCTGCTTTGACTGCGAGATGGGCTACACCGTCCATGGCATGGAGCTGATACGTCTAACTGCCACCGCATGGCCCGATGGCAAAGAACTCTTGGACGTTCTCGTTCAACCTCTCGGAGAAATCCTTGACCTCAACTCTCGGTACTCTGGAGTCTGGCCGGACGATTTGGCCCAGGCTCCGTCGTGGGCCGACAGCCTTGATCCAACGCCATCTAAGAGCGGCGAGGAGACCGGCAGCGAAGAGGGCGAGATCAAGTCGACCAAGAAGAACCTCAAGAAGGTATCCTCGCCGGAAGTAGCGAGGGATCTGCTCTTCTCGCTcatctcgccctcgaccccTCTCGTGGGCCACGGACTGGAGAACGACCTCAACGCCGTTCGCGTCGTGCACCAAaacgtcgtcgacacggtGCTGCTCTATCCGCACCAGGCAGGGCTGCCCTATCGCTACGGTCTCAAGAAGCTCATGCAAGATCACCTGAACCGCAAAATCCAACAGGAGACAGGACCCAAGGCCCTGGGCCACGACTCTGCGGAAGACGctcgggcggccggcgacctGGCGCGGCTGAAGGTGATGAATCTTTGGCAGGACATGCGGCGTGTAGGATATCGACTCGTAGATGGCGAGATCACAGCACCgggagcgagcggcggcaagaaTGGGGGATTGACAGAGGAGTTTCTCGAGGAGAAGGCAACCTGA
- a CDS encoding uncharacterized protein (COG:S~TransMembrane:4 (o12-34i55-80o92-113i125-144o)~EggNog:ENOG503P20M), which yields MSLHYLPPVKPSAIALGTAFNHGIELAVLSPIFGQTYQRAKSANTKEEFLRSKEASGAAAAWGTSFVGAALQSYGVGALINATGTLSYKGAAYLGGLIFAATAAPTFLAQVFSEKRPLDTVGVSVAAKLFETVGLSIFLTWWGTRTNPFE from the exons ATGTCTCTGCACT ACCTCCCCCCTGTCAAGCCCtcggccatcgccctcggcaccGCCTTCAACCATGGCATtgagctcgccgtcctctccCCCATCTTCGGCCAGACCTACCAGCGCGCCAAGTCGGCCAACACCAAGGAGGAGTTCCTGCGCTCCAAGgaggccagcggcgccgccgccgcctggggcACCTCGTttgttggcgccgccctccagagctacggcgtcggcgccctcatcAACGCCACCGGCACCCTCTCCTACAAGGGCGCCGCctacctcggcggcctcatctttgccgccaccgccgccccgacc TTCCTCGCCCAAGTCTTCAGCGAAAAGAGGCCCCTCGACACCGTCggcgtcagcgtcgccgccaagctcTTCGAGACGGTCGGCTTGTCCATCTTCTTGACCTGGTGGGGGACTCGCACCAACCCCTTTGAGTAG
- the stp1 gene encoding Low molecular weight phosphotyrosine protein phosphatase (BUSCO:EOG09265A08~COG:T~SECRETED:SignalP(1-21~SECRETED:cutsite=TMA-EG~SECRETED:prob=0.4286)~EggNog:ENOG503P1R8): MPEPVSVLFVCLGNICRSTMAEGIFQHLAQQPAYKGKIGRIDSCGTAAYHTGEEPDSRTLSTLEANGIVDYEHYARRFQTSDFEKFDYIFAMDRSNLSDLQRLKRGNPEAKAKVMLFGEFSGKGKPEVVSDPYYGGHDGFEKAFEQCSRFAKNFLDETVGKQ, translated from the exons ATGCCCGAACCCGTCTCCGTCCTGTTCGTCTGTCTCGGCAACATCTGTCGGTCGACCATGGCCGAGGGCATCTTCCAGcacctcgcccagcagccagccTACAAGGGCAAGATTGGGCGCATCGACTCGTGCGGCACGG CTGCGTACCATACTGGCGAAGAGCCCGACTCGCGGACTCTTTCGACGCTTGAGGCCAATGGCATTGTCGACTACGAACACTACGCGCGGAGG TTTCAGACATCCGACTTCGAAAAGTTCGACTACATCTTCGCCATGGACCGGTCGAACCTGTCGGACCTGCAGCGGCTGAAGCGCGGCAACCcggaggccaaggccaaggtgaTGCTGTTTGGCGAGTTcagcggcaagggcaagcccGAGGTCGTCAGCGATCCGTACTACGGCGGGCACGACGGGTTCGAGAAGGCGTTTGAACAGTGCTCCCGGTTTGCCAAGAACTTCCTGGACGAGACCGTTGGCAAGCAATAG